One Obesumbacterium proteus DNA window includes the following coding sequences:
- the tsaD gene encoding tRNA (adenosine(37)-N6)-threonylcarbamoyltransferase complex transferase subunit TsaD: protein MRILGIETSCDETGIAIYDDEQGILANQLYSQIKLHADYGGVVPELASRDHVRKTIPLIQAALKEANLTAKDLDGVAYTAGPGLVGALLVGATVGRALAFAWDLPAVPVHHMEGHLLAPMLEDNPPEFPFVALLVSGGHTQLISVTGMGQYELLGESIDDAAGEAFDKTAKLLGLDYPGGPMLSKMAQQGEAGRFVFPRPMTDRPGLDFSFSGLKTFAANTIRNNESDDQTRADIARAFEDAVVDTLAIKCKRALEQTGFKRLVMAGGVSANRTLRARLAEMMKKRGGEVFYARPEFCTDNGAMIAYAGLVRLKSGVNADLSVSVRPRWPLAELPAV from the coding sequence ATGCGCATTCTGGGCATCGAAACATCCTGTGATGAAACCGGTATCGCCATTTATGACGATGAACAAGGTATTTTGGCTAACCAGTTGTATAGCCAGATAAAACTACATGCTGATTACGGTGGCGTTGTCCCTGAACTGGCATCTCGCGACCATGTGCGCAAAACAATTCCCCTGATTCAGGCCGCATTAAAAGAAGCTAATTTAACGGCAAAAGATCTCGATGGTGTAGCGTATACCGCCGGTCCTGGGCTCGTTGGGGCTTTATTAGTTGGTGCCACCGTTGGGCGTGCGCTGGCTTTTGCGTGGGATTTACCTGCGGTTCCTGTTCATCATATGGAAGGCCATTTGCTGGCGCCGATGCTGGAAGATAATCCGCCTGAGTTTCCTTTCGTCGCACTGCTCGTTTCAGGTGGTCATACCCAGCTGATTAGCGTTACCGGTATGGGTCAGTATGAATTGCTGGGCGAATCCATTGACGACGCCGCTGGCGAAGCATTTGATAAAACAGCCAAACTTCTTGGATTAGACTATCCTGGCGGCCCGATGCTGTCGAAAATGGCGCAGCAAGGTGAAGCAGGGCGCTTTGTTTTCCCGCGTCCAATGACCGATCGTCCTGGACTTGATTTTAGCTTCTCCGGTTTGAAAACATTTGCGGCAAATACGATTCGTAATAACGAATCCGATGATCAAACCCGTGCCGATATTGCCCGTGCATTTGAAGATGCCGTAGTAGATACGTTGGCAATTAAGTGTAAGCGCGCCTTAGAACAAACCGGTTTCAAGCGTTTGGTTATGGCGGGTGGCGTGAGCGCTAACCGTACTTTGCGTGCTCGTTTGGCTGAGATGATGAAAAAACGCGGTGGCGAAGTCTTTTATGCGCGCCCTGAGTTTTGTACCGACAACGGCGCGA
- the rpsU gene encoding 30S ribosomal protein S21, with amino-acid sequence MPVIKVRENEPFDVALRRFKRSCEKAGVLAEVRRREFYEKPTTERKRAKASAVKRHAKKLARENARRTRLY; translated from the coding sequence ATGCCGGTAATTAAAGTACGTGAAAACGAGCCGTTCGACGTAGCTCTGCGTCGCTTCAAACGTTCATGCGAGAAAGCGGGCGTTTTAGCTGAAGTTCGTCGTCGTGAATTCTATGAAAAACCGACTACCGAACGTAAACGCGCAAAAGCGTCTGCAGTAAAACGTCACGCCAAGAAACTGGCTCGCGAAAACGCACGTCGCACCCGTCTGTACTAG
- the dnaG gene encoding DNA primase, whose amino-acid sequence MAGRIPRVFINDLLARTDIVDLVDARVKLKKQGKNYHACCPFHNEKTPSFTVNADKQFYHCFGCGAHGNAIDFLMNYDRLEFVESVEELATMAGLEIPYEAGTGPSQIERHQRQNLYQLMDSLSAFYQQALRQPSSQSAQQYLMQRGLSQEIIDHFAIGYAPPGWDNALKRFGRDLASRTALNDAGMLVNNDNGRTYDRFRDRVMFPIRDKRGRVIAFGGRILGDGTPKYLNSPETDIFHKGRQLFGLYEAQQRHPELAKLLVVEGYMDVVALAQFGIDYAVASLGTSTTSEHIQLMFRTTDTVVCCYDGDNAGREAAWRALETALPFLSDGRQLKFMFLPDGEDPDTLVRKEGTAAFEQRIEQAQPLSAFLFDTLMPQVDLSTPDGRTKLSALALPLIGQIPGETLRLYLRQFLGQKLGILDDSQLEKLLPRQAESANSYQQPQLKRTTMRILIGLLVQNPSLAAEVPTLEGLREHQLPGLPLFIELVETCLAQPGLTTGQLIELYRDNKYAQQLETLATWNHMVIEDMVHQTFVDTLGSLYDSMLEQRQEELIALDRTQGLNADQRRELWALNQALAKKS is encoded by the coding sequence ATGGCAGGACGAATCCCACGTGTATTCATAAATGACTTGCTAGCTCGGACCGATATTGTCGATCTGGTCGATGCGCGTGTGAAGTTAAAAAAGCAAGGCAAGAACTATCATGCCTGCTGTCCATTCCATAACGAGAAAACCCCTTCATTCACCGTGAACGCGGACAAACAGTTTTACCACTGCTTTGGCTGTGGAGCCCATGGTAACGCCATCGACTTCTTGATGAACTACGACAGACTTGAGTTTGTTGAGAGCGTTGAAGAGTTGGCCACTATGGCAGGTTTGGAAATTCCTTACGAAGCAGGAACCGGTCCAAGCCAGATTGAGCGTCACCAGCGTCAAAATCTGTATCAGTTGATGGATAGCCTTAGCGCTTTTTATCAGCAGGCTTTACGTCAACCAAGCAGCCAATCAGCGCAGCAATATTTAATGCAGCGCGGACTGAGCCAAGAAATCATCGACCACTTTGCTATCGGCTATGCACCGCCGGGCTGGGATAACGCGCTTAAACGCTTTGGACGCGATCTCGCAAGCCGCACAGCGCTTAATGATGCCGGTATGCTGGTTAATAATGACAATGGCCGAACTTACGACCGCTTCCGCGACCGCGTGATGTTCCCTATCCGCGATAAGCGTGGACGCGTTATTGCTTTCGGTGGCCGTATATTGGGCGATGGTACGCCAAAATACTTAAACTCCCCCGAAACAGATATTTTCCATAAAGGTCGCCAGCTTTTCGGCCTGTATGAAGCACAGCAACGCCATCCAGAATTGGCTAAGTTGCTGGTTGTTGAAGGTTATATGGATGTGGTGGCACTCGCGCAGTTCGGCATTGATTATGCCGTCGCTTCGCTGGGGACTTCGACAACATCCGAGCACATTCAACTGATGTTCCGCACCACGGATACCGTGGTGTGCTGCTACGACGGCGATAACGCCGGACGTGAAGCCGCATGGCGGGCGCTGGAAACCGCGCTGCCGTTTTTATCCGATGGTCGGCAGTTGAAGTTTATGTTCCTGCCCGATGGTGAAGACCCGGATACGCTGGTGCGCAAAGAAGGCACCGCAGCATTTGAACAACGCATTGAACAGGCCCAGCCGCTGTCAGCATTCTTATTTGATACGCTGATGCCGCAGGTCGATTTGAGTACTCCCGATGGGCGTACTAAGCTGAGTGCTTTGGCCTTGCCGCTGATTGGACAGATCCCAGGTGAAACCCTAAGGTTGTACCTACGGCAGTTTTTAGGTCAGAAGTTAGGCATTCTCGATGATAGCCAGCTTGAAAAACTGCTGCCACGGCAGGCCGAGTCAGCAAATAGTTACCAGCAGCCTCAGCTAAAACGCACGACTATGCGTATACTTATAGGATTACTGGTACAAAATCCATCACTGGCGGCTGAAGTCCCTACGCTTGAAGGCTTGAGGGAACATCAACTGCCTGGATTGCCATTATTTATAGAATTGGTTGAAACCTGCCTAGCGCAGCCAGGATTAACAACGGGTCAGTTGATTGAGCTATACCGTGATAATAAATATGCCCAACAGCTTGAAACTTTAGCAACCTGGAACCACATGGTTATTGAGGACATGGTTCACCAAACGTTCGTCGATACATTAGGCAGTCTGTATGACTCCATGCTCGAGCAACGTCAGGAAGAACTCATCGCGTTGGATCGAACCCAAGGCCTAAACGCCGATCAACGACGAGAACTATGGGCACTCAACCAAGCATTAGCAAAAAAGAGTTAA
- the rpoD gene encoding RNA polymerase sigma factor RpoD: MEQNPQSQLKLLVTKGKEQGYLTYAEVNDHLPEDIVDSDQIEDIIQMINDMGIQVMEEAPDADDLMLAENIADEDAAEAAVQVLSSVESEIGRTTDPVRMYMREMGTVELLTREGEIDIAKRIEDGINQVQCSVAEYPEAITYLLEQYDRVEAEEARLSDIITGFVDPNAEEDLAPTATNVGSELSSEDLNDDDEEEDEDDDSEDDNSIDPELARQKFSELREQYEKTRVAIKTHGRSHAKAAEEILNLSEVFKQFRLVPKQFDYLVNNMRQMMDRVRTQERLIMKLCVEQSKMPKKNFITLFTGNETNTTWFEAALAMAKPWGEKLKDVREDVERSLQKLHQIEEETGLTIEQVKDINRRMSIGEAKARRAKKEMVEANLRLVISIAKKYTNRGLQFLDLIQEGNIGLMKAVDKFEYRRGYKFSTYATWWIRQAITRSIADQARTIRIPVHMIETINKLNRISRQMLQEMGREPTPEELAERMMMPEDKIRKVLKIAKEPISMETPIGDDEDSHLGDFIEDTTLELPLDSATSESLRSATRDVLSGLTAREAKVLRMRFGIDMNTDHTLEEVGKQFDVTRERIRQIEAKALRKLRHPSRSEVLRSFLDD; the protein is encoded by the coding sequence ATGGAGCAAAACCCGCAGTCACAGCTAAAACTTCTTGTTACCAAGGGCAAGGAGCAAGGCTACCTGACCTATGCTGAGGTCAATGACCATCTGCCGGAAGATATCGTCGACTCCGACCAGATCGAAGACATCATCCAGATGATTAATGACATGGGTATTCAGGTGATGGAAGAAGCACCTGACGCCGATGATTTGATGCTGGCAGAAAACATTGCTGACGAAGATGCTGCCGAAGCTGCTGTGCAGGTATTATCAAGCGTAGAATCCGAGATCGGCCGCACGACTGACCCCGTCCGCATGTATATGCGTGAAATGGGTACCGTTGAACTTCTGACCCGTGAAGGCGAAATCGACATCGCTAAACGTATCGAAGACGGTATCAATCAGGTTCAGTGCTCTGTTGCCGAGTACCCTGAAGCAATTACTTATCTGCTTGAACAGTATGATCGCGTCGAGGCAGAAGAAGCGCGTCTGTCCGATATCATTACCGGTTTTGTCGACCCTAACGCAGAAGAAGATCTGGCGCCAACCGCGACCAACGTCGGTTCTGAGCTCTCTTCAGAAGATCTGAATGACGACGATGAAGAAGAAGACGAAGACGACGACAGCGAAGATGACAACAGCATCGACCCTGAACTGGCGCGTCAGAAATTCTCTGAACTGCGTGAGCAGTATGAAAAAACACGTGTTGCGATCAAAACTCATGGCCGCAGCCACGCGAAAGCAGCAGAAGAGATCCTGAATCTCTCTGAAGTTTTCAAACAGTTCCGTTTAGTGCCTAAGCAGTTTGACTATCTGGTCAACAACATGCGTCAGATGATGGATCGCGTTCGTACACAAGAACGTCTGATCATGAAGCTGTGTGTTGAACAGAGCAAAATGCCGAAGAAAAACTTCATCACCCTGTTCACCGGCAACGAAACCAACACAACTTGGTTCGAAGCAGCGCTGGCTATGGCTAAGCCATGGGGCGAGAAGCTGAAAGACGTGCGTGAAGATGTTGAACGCAGCCTGCAAAAACTGCATCAGATCGAAGAAGAAACCGGTCTGACTATCGAGCAGGTTAAAGACATCAACCGTCGTATGTCTATCGGCGAAGCTAAAGCACGCCGTGCGAAGAAAGAGATGGTTGAGGCGAACTTACGTCTGGTTATTTCTATCGCGAAGAAATACACCAACCGTGGGCTTCAGTTCCTGGATCTGATTCAGGAAGGTAACATCGGTCTGATGAAAGCGGTTGATAAGTTTGAATATCGCCGTGGTTATAAGTTCTCCACCTACGCAACATGGTGGATCCGTCAGGCGATTACCCGTTCTATCGCGGACCAGGCGCGTACCATCCGTATCCCGGTACATATGATTGAGACGATTAACAAACTCAACCGTATTTCCCGTCAGATGCTGCAAGAGATGGGCCGTGAGCCGACGCCGGAAGAACTGGCTGAACGCATGATGATGCCAGAAGACAAGATCCGCAAAGTGCTGAAAATTGCAAAAGAGCCGATCTCAATGGAAACCCCAATCGGTGATGATGAAGATTCACATCTGGGCGATTTCATTGAAGATACCACGCTTGAATTGCCGCTGGACTCTGCAACCTCCGAGAGCCTGCGTTCTGCAACACGTGACGTTCTGTCTGGCCTGACCGCGCGTGAAGCGAAAGTCCTGCGTATGCGTTTCGGTATCGATATGAATACTGACCATACTCTGGAAGAAGTGGGTAAACAGTTCGACGTTACCCGTGAACGTATTCGTCAGATCGAAGCGAAGGCACTGCGCAAACTGCGTCACCCAAGCCGTTCTGAAGTATTACGCAGCTTCTTGGACGATTAA
- the mug gene encoding G/U mismatch-specific DNA glycosylase has translation MLQDIIAPDLRVIFCGINPGLSSAHQGFHFANPTNRFWKVIHLAGFTQRQLAPQDEQHLLDTGCGITALVSRPTVTAAEVTREELRAGGDALEQKILRYQPQSIAILGKQAYTQAFGIRKVEWGRQEKTIGKTQIWVLPNPSGLSRITVDELVASYRVLNDALGQ, from the coding sequence ATGCTTCAGGACATAATAGCTCCCGACCTTCGTGTCATTTTTTGTGGGATTAACCCGGGATTAAGTTCGGCGCATCAGGGATTTCATTTTGCTAATCCGACAAATCGCTTCTGGAAAGTTATTCATCTGGCGGGATTCACTCAGCGTCAGCTAGCTCCACAGGATGAGCAGCATTTATTGGATACCGGCTGTGGTATCACGGCGTTAGTTTCTCGCCCAACCGTCACGGCCGCGGAAGTGACGCGTGAAGAGCTACGTGCGGGCGGTGACGCGCTTGAGCAGAAGATCTTGCGCTATCAGCCGCAATCTATCGCCATCCTTGGTAAACAGGCGTACACGCAGGCATTTGGCATTCGCAAGGTGGAGTGGGGTCGCCAAGAGAAGACGATTGGGAAAACTCAAATTTGGGTACTGCCAAACCCGAGTGGATTGAGCCGCATCACCGTTGATGAACTGGTGGCGAGCTATCGGGTTCTCAATGATGCGCTTGGCCAATAA
- a CDS encoding AAA family ATPase, whose translation MIIGIFLRYFKTYSGTNYIPLSSGSNFCGLIGNNGIGKSSILESLDSFFNGKSWNINTGLKKASANTAGSHIVPVFMIRKEELPERFHETASRLTELTLNFDEKSSGTPMTPTTRPLVNAFMEHIDKIIRNNKVDDFFIIPLGHDSSGNPSISMLNCKQLTEMLNLDEEYIENNRLTTIGLIHNFYALSMFLKEEYEFIYIPKDIDPETFTKLETSEIQKLMGESLEQIIKEKIPSDIISKINTELNSFISQIENELQVYSYRTSGDRQQNLKRRDIYNLIIDAFFRIRKLNKRDSSNWIEINSLSSGEKQRAIIDIAHGFLTNHRENGDKLIIGIDEPECSLHMSACFEQFDNLYQISRNCRQLIFTTHWYGYLPTVEDGCSTSIIKENLTHHFALYDLAGYREEIKKKNTESKNRMPYDIRLKSTNDLIQSIISSTLSEEPYNWLICEGSTEKLYLGYYLRDLVETKKLRIVPVGGAKEVKKIFQLLEASHDDLRKDIKGKVFLLSDTDRELINYHVNQIEKIKCKRVINDPVTNTTTLVDIHSNKVSPPTEIENCLNGSIFISALLHFIHNHEQFEYLDELLLGEKDSETNLNSYYTMDLRPKEEIILDKFFNTEGIKYAFAKKYISIDKYLKEKKGINTPTPAWIEEIRSFFE comes from the coding sequence ATGATAATTGGAATTTTTTTAAGATACTTTAAAACATACAGTGGTACAAACTATATTCCGCTTTCTAGTGGGAGCAATTTTTGCGGATTAATCGGAAACAATGGGATAGGCAAAAGTTCAATTTTAGAATCATTAGACTCATTCTTTAACGGAAAGAGCTGGAATATTAACACTGGACTAAAAAAGGCATCAGCAAATACGGCAGGCTCTCATATAGTTCCAGTATTTATGATTAGAAAGGAGGAACTACCAGAAAGGTTTCATGAAACAGCAAGTCGTTTAACGGAGCTCACACTTAATTTTGATGAAAAAAGTAGCGGCACACCAATGACACCAACAACCAGACCGCTTGTTAATGCCTTCATGGAACATATAGATAAAATAATAAGAAACAATAAGGTAGATGATTTTTTCATCATTCCCTTGGGGCATGATTCATCGGGAAATCCAAGCATCTCAATGTTAAATTGCAAGCAACTTACGGAAATGCTGAACCTCGATGAGGAATACATTGAAAATAATAGATTAACAACCATAGGTCTTATTCATAATTTTTACGCATTATCAATGTTTCTAAAAGAAGAATACGAATTTATTTATATACCAAAAGATATAGATCCTGAAACTTTCACAAAACTTGAAACTAGTGAGATACAAAAACTTATGGGCGAAAGCCTTGAGCAGATTATCAAGGAAAAAATCCCTAGTGATATAATATCTAAAATAAATACAGAGTTAAATTCATTTATATCTCAAATTGAAAATGAACTACAAGTATATAGTTATAGAACATCAGGCGATAGACAGCAAAACCTTAAAAGAAGAGATATATATAACTTAATTATCGATGCATTTTTTAGAATAAGAAAACTTAACAAAAGAGACTCATCGAATTGGATCGAAATAAACTCATTAAGCTCTGGTGAAAAACAAAGAGCCATCATTGATATAGCTCACGGTTTTTTAACAAACCATCGTGAAAATGGAGACAAATTAATAATAGGCATTGATGAACCTGAGTGTTCCCTCCATATGTCAGCATGTTTTGAACAATTTGATAATTTATATCAAATAAGCAGAAATTGCCGCCAATTGATATTTACAACGCATTGGTATGGATATCTACCTACAGTAGAGGATGGATGTTCAACATCGATTATAAAAGAAAACCTCACCCATCACTTTGCATTATATGATTTAGCTGGTTATCGTGAAGAAATAAAAAAGAAAAATACTGAATCAAAAAATCGAATGCCTTATGATATCCGGTTAAAGAGTACAAATGATTTAATTCAATCAATAATATCTAGTACACTTTCAGAAGAGCCATATAATTGGTTAATTTGTGAAGGTTCGACAGAAAAACTGTATCTTGGTTATTACCTTCGTGACTTAGTTGAAACAAAAAAATTGAGAATAGTACCTGTTGGCGGTGCTAAAGAAGTAAAAAAAATATTTCAATTATTAGAGGCTAGCCATGATGATCTTCGAAAGGATATCAAAGGGAAAGTTTTTTTGCTATCAGACACTGATAGGGAGCTTATAAACTATCACGTAAATCAAATAGAAAAAATAAAATGCAAGCGCGTCATTAACGATCCGGTGACAAACACTACAACACTAGTAGATATACACTCCAATAAAGTTTCTCCACCGACAGAAATTGAAAATTGCCTTAATGGCTCAATTTTTATTAGCGCTTTGCTACACTTTATACACAATCATGAGCAATTTGAATATTTAGATGAGCTATTATTAGGAGAGAAAGATTCTGAAACTAATTTAAATTCTTATTACACTATGGATTTACGCCCTAAAGAAGAGATTATATTAGATAAGTTTTTCAATACAGAAGGTATAAAATATGCTTTTGCGAAAAAATATATCTCCATTGATAAATATCTAAAAGAGAAAAAAGGTATAAATACTCCTA